CGGCGGACTCGGGAGCGGCTTCAACCCCGCGAGCGACCACCGGCTATGTCCGGACCCTCCGGAGAACGGCGCATCTTCTCTTCGGCCCCACGGCTAGGTCTGTCGGGGTCGGCGGGCTGTGGGCAACGTCGCAGGACGCGTCTGGACCGGATGGTCACACGGCCGTGAGAGGTATCCGCTTCGAGTCGACGCACCACCGGGGTGACCGGCTCAGCCAAGGTTCGACAGGGGATACCGAGCCGCCACGTTGCGCGGTGTCGAGGGGGTGGAATGGACGTCGCCGCCCCTCTGGAGACCAGCGGCCATCTTGAGGCCCTTCGGTGCATGTACCGGAGGGCCTCTGTCGTCCCGCCAGCGCGACGACCGGCGCACGAGCGTGCCCCTCAGAGGCACGTGCCCCCGCAGACGCACGAAGGGCCGGTCCGTGAGGACCGGCCCTTCGTCTGTGGAGCGGATGACGGGAATCGAACCCGCGCTATCAGCTTGGGAAGCTGAAGTTCTACCATTGAACTACATCCGCACGACGCTCCCGCCTGCTCCTACGTCCAGCAGGTGGTGCGCGCAATGAAGAGCATACCTAACAGGAGCGCCGACCGTGAGCACCCCCTCGAACGAGAACCAGCCCGACCACGACAAGCTGCCCCCGTCCGGCCAGCCGGCATGGCAGCAGGACCCCTCTGGTGGCACCCAGCCGCCGGCACCTCAGGGGTACACCGGAGGGGAGCAGTCTCCCTACGGTGCTGGGCAGCCGTACCAGCCCGGATACACCGGTGGCCCGCAGGGATACGGAGCCCCGCAGGGTTACCAGGGCTACCCCGGCGGCCCTGGTGGTCCGTGGACGCAGCAGGACCCGAACGCGAAGTCGCGGATGGCTGCTGGCCTTCTCGGCATCTTCCTCGGGTACTTCGGTGTGCACCGGTTCTATCTCGGCCACACCGGCATCGGTGTCGTCATGCTCCTCATCACCGTGATCTCGTTCGGCACCCTCATCTGGGTGAGCGCCATCTGGGGTCTCATCGAAGGCATCCTCTACCTCACGGACAAGACCGGGACCTACTCGCGGGACGCGTCGGGCAGGCCGCTGCGGGACTGACGTCCGCGCCAGTGGGCGGGATGTCGGATCCGCTACGGTTGGACCGTGCTCCTCTCCGACCGCGACATCCGCGCTGAACTGAACACCGGCCGCATACACCTCGACCCGTTCGAGCCGGAGATGGTCCAGCCGTCCAGCATCGACGTACGGCTGGACCGGTACTTCCGGTTGTTCGACAACCACAAGTACCCGTTCATCGACCCGGCGCAGGACCAGCCGGACCTCACCCGGCTCGTCGAGGCCGCCCCTGGTGAGCCGTTCATCCTGCACCCGGGAGAGTTCGTCCTCGGCTCGACGTACGAGGCGGTGACTCTTCCCGACGACGTCGCTGCACGCCTCGAGGGCAAGTCGTCGCTCGGCCGGCTCGGGCTCCTGACCCACTCGACGGCAGGGTTCATCGACCCGGGGTTCTCCGGGCACGTGACGCTCGAGCTGAGCAACGTCGCGACCCTGCCGATCAAGCTGTGGCCAGGCATGAAGATCGGCCAGCTCTGCTTCTTCCAGCTCTCGTCCCCTGCCGAGCACCCGTACGGCTCGGCGCGCTACGGGTCGAGATACCAGGGCCAACGCGGCCCGACCGCATCGCGTTCCTCCCAGAACTTCCACCGGACCGAGATCTGACACCATGAGCACCCCTTCCTCCACCCCCCTCCTCTCCCCGATGCCCGCGACGTCGGCGCACCCGATCGCGGATCTCTACGTCCGGCACCTGCTCGGCGTGAGCGACGACGTCGACACCTCGGAGGTGGAGACGCTCGCGCTCGCCCGCTTCCCCGCCGCACGGTGGGAGATCGCCCCCGCCGAGGAGCAGACCCCCGAGGGTGTCCGCCTCGCGCCGGGCGTCCTGCGTCTGTCGCGCCACACCCTGATCTCGGGCCCGTACGCGCCGGCCGTCGACGACGGCACCGCCCTCGACCTCGACCACACGGTCAGCATGGTCTTCGACGTCCTGTGCCCCCGCGAGCGTGGCCCGGCACCGTTCCGCGGAGGCGGGGACCGTGACGGCCTCGCTCGCATCTTCGCGGCGGGTTCTCCGGTCCGCGAGGAGTGGCGGGTCGCGCAGTGGCTCGTCGCGGTCGGTCGCCGTCTCGGCGGGTCCGTCCGCTTCGAGGTGGCAGACGGTGAGCACACGACGGTCACCCCTGACCCCGCCGTCGCCGTCGACATGACGATCTTCTCCGACGTGTGGCTCGACCCGGACGCCGCGCTCTCGGTGTGCCGCACGGCGGACCGGCGGTCCGAGCTCGCGATGACCGGTGTGTCTTGGGGCGGGCCGCCCGCCTCGACGGGTGCGGTGCCGGCTCTCGTCGACAGCCCGCTCACGCCCGAGCAGCTCCGGGGTCTTCACGAGCGCGCCGACGCCTTCGACATCGCCGCGCTCACCTCGCCGCCTCCGCTCTCTGGGTACGGCGTCGAGGTCGACCTCGGCAAGGACGGCATCGTGTCGGTCGAGATCAGCGGTGTGGACCAGGTCCCTCTCACCATCAAGGGCCTCGAGTGGGCGAAGAACGGTGCGGTGACCTATGTCGTGCGCTGGACGCCCGAGAACCTCGAGGACTGGCAGCGCGAGCGCCCGTCGTTCGACCTGAAGATCTCCCGGACCCGCGCATCGGGCGTCGTCGCGGGGCTCACGCGAGCCCTGTTCCAGGCCGTGGGCGGCGAGGTCGCCGACCAGGACGAGTTCCTCCTCGATCCTGACGACGTCTGAGCGTCTCCCGACGAGCTCCAGGGCGGTCCGGACGGCTCCCGGACCGCCCTGCTGCGTCGAGAACACGCCTCTCCGCTTGGTAAACTCGCAGCAGATCCCTCACAACTGAACCGACCACCCGCCCACAACAGGACGGAGCGGACGTGCTGCTGCTGCTCGTTGCACATGCCCTCGTGGCACTAGCCGCGCCTGCGCTGGTCTCGTGGTGGGGCCGGCGAGCATTCCTCGTCATGGCCCTCGCGCCCGCAGCGGCGACCGTCTACGCGCTCAGCTGGACCGACCGCGTCGTGCACGGCGACGGACCAGCCGAGAGCCTCTCGTGGATCCCCGCCCTCGGGGTGAACCTCTCGTTCCGCATGGACACCCTCTCGTGGCTCATGCTCCTCTTCGTCGGTGTGGTCGGCACGCTCGTCCTCGTGTACTGCTCCGCCTACTTCGCCGCGAGCGCCTCCGGGCTCGGTCGCTTCGGAGGGGTGCTCGTCGCGTTCGCGGGCGCGATGGTCGGTCTCGTCACCGCTGACGACATGATGATCATGTTCATGTTCTGGGAGCTGACGACGGTCTTCTCCTATCTCCTCATCGGGCATTACCACGACCGCAAGGCGAGCCGTCGGTCCGCGATGCAGGCGATCATCATCACGACCGCCGGCGGGCTCGCGATGCTCTGCGGCATCGTCATCCTCGGAACCACGTCCGCGACCGGGTACAGCCTCTCTGGCCTCCTGGCCGACCCGCCGTCCGGGACAGCGGTGACTGCCGCGGCGGTCTGTCTCCTCGTCGGGGCTGCGACGAAGTCGGCCCTCGTGCCGACCCACTTCTGGCTGCCGGCTGCGATGGTCGCCCCCACACCGGTGAGCGCGTACCTGCACGCGGCCGCGATGGTCAAAGCAGGTGTGTACCTCGTCGCCCGGTTCGCTCCGGCGTACTCGCACCTGACCGTCTGGGTGACGATCGTCGTCGTGCTCGGCTGCGGCACCCTCCTGCTCGGCGGGTACCGGGCCCTGCGGCAGAACGACCTCAAGCTGGTCCTCGCGTTCGGCACGGTGTCCCAGCTCGGGCTCATCATCCTGCTCGTCGGGCTCGGCAGCCGCTCGGCGGCGCTCGCCGGTCTCGCGATGATCGGGGCGCACGCCCTGTTCAAGGCGGCGCTGTTCCTCACGGTCGGGGTCGTCGACGCCGCGACCGGTACCCGCGACCTGCGCCGGCTCACCGGCGTGGGGCGGGCTCTTCCCACGACCGCGGTGGCAGCCACCCTCGCGACCCTCTCGATGATCGGTCTGCCGCCGTTCGCGGGCTACGTCGCCAAGGAGGCAGCGCTCGAGTCCCTGGTGCACGACGGGGTCCTCGCCGGGCCGGACTGGGTGGGGCCTCTCGTCGTGGCGGCCGTCGTCGTCGGTTCGATCTTCACGGTCGCGTACGGCCTGCGCTTCCTCTGGGGCGCGTTCGCCACGAAGCGTTCCTCGCCGGCGATCCCGGTCGTGGGAGTGAGCGCCGAGGGCGCGACGGTCGAGACGGCGATGATCGACCCGTCGACCATCGAGCGGCAGCCGCTGCTCCTCGTCGGTCCGGCGCTCGCGCTGGCGGTCCTCGGTCTTGTGGCTGGGCTCGTGCCGGGCACGGGGGAGTCTCTCCTCAGCCCGCACGCTGACACGTACCCCACGGGCGAGGCCGGCCACCTGGCGCTGTGGGCCGGTCTCGGGCCGGCGTTCTTCCTCACGCTCGTCGTCCTCGGTGGCGGCGTGCTCCTCTTCGTCGGCCGCACGGCGGTCGAGCGGTTCCAGGCCGCGATGCCCCGTGTGGTCGAGGCCGACCGGGCCTACCGGCGGTTCATGCGCGGGCTCGACGACTTCGCCGCGGACGTCACCGCCGTCACCCAGCGTGGCTCGCTGCCGTTCTATCTCGGCATCATCCTCATCGTCCTCGTCGTCGGTCCGGGGAGCGTGCTGCTCACCCAGACGACCTGGCCGGAGTCGGTGCGCATGTGGGACACCCCGGCCCAGGTCCTGCCCGTGGTCGTCATCGTCGTCGCGTCCGTCCTCGTCGCCCGCTCACGCCGTCGCCTCAAGGCGGTGCTCCTCGTCGGGTTCTGCGGCTACAGCGTCGCGCTGCTCTTCCTCCTGCACGGCGCCCCGGACCTCGCGCTGACGCAGGTGCTCGTCGAGACGGTGACGCTCGTGATCATGGTGCTCGTGCTGCGTCGCCTCCCGCCGTACTTCTCGAACCGGCCGCTCGCCTCGACCCGGTGGGTGCGGCTGGGCATCGCGACCGCAGTGGGCGTCGTCGTCATGTGCATGGCGGTCATCATCCCGGGCGCGAGGATCCACGAGCGGGTGTCCGTCGCGTTCCCGGAGGAGGCGTACGAGTTCGGTGGCGGGAAGAACATCGTCAACGTCACGCTCGTGGACATCCGTGCGTGGGACACGATGGGCGAGATCTCCGTGCTTCTCGTCGCCGCGACCGGCGTCGCGTCCCTCGTCTTCTTGCGCCGACGTGGCGGCGAGATCTTCCGGGCGCAGAACGTCACCGAGGAGACCTCGGCCGGATACTCCTCAGGAGAGGGCGGGGTCTCCGGAGCCGACGGCAGCCTCGCGCGCCGCACCGAGCTCGACCCGCACGCACTGAGCGCAGCCCCCAGGGCCTCCGCCTCCTCCTCGAGCAGCACGACGCTGCGCCACCGCGTGTGGCTGCCGGGCGGGCGCACGCTCGCGCCGCTGCGCCGCTCGGTGATCTTCGAGGTCATCACCCGGCTGCTCTTCCACTCGATGATCGTCTTCGCGCTCTTCCTGCTGTTCTCGGGCCACAACGCCCCGGGCGGAGGGTTCGCGGCCGGCATCGTCGTCGGGATCGCGCTCATCGTGCGGTATCTCGCCGGGGGCCGCTACGAGCTCGGTGAGGCGCTGCCCGTCCAACCGGGAGTCCTCCTCGGCGTCGGGCTGTTCCTCTCCGCGGGCGTCGGTCTCTTCGCGCTCATCCTCGGCGGCGAGGTGCTCCAGAGCGTCATCGTCGAGGTCACCGTCCCGGTGCTCGGGCACGTCAAGCTCGTCACGTCTCTCTTCTTCGACCTCGGGGTGTTCCTCGTGGTCCTCGGCCTCGTCCTCGACATCCTGCGCACCCTCGGCGCGGAGATCGACCGCCATGTCGACGTCAACGTTCCTGGGTCCGCAGGCGATCAGAGGGACCCCAGCGATCCCAGCGATCCCAGCGATCCCCGCGACCACGGGGCCGACGCGGAGGTGACCGCATGACCGGCGACGACATGATCGACATGAGCCCCAGCCTCGTCCTCGTCGTCGCGATCGGTGCGCTGTTCATCTCGGGCGTGTACCTGCTGCTCGAGCGGAGCCTCACGCGAGTGCTCGTCGGCTTCATCCTCATCGGCAACGGCGTGAACCTCCTCTTCCTCGTCGCGGGCGGTGCCGCGGGCGGGCCACCGATCGTCGGGACGACCGCGAGCGAGGACATGAGCGACCCGTTGCCGCAGGCGATGGTCCTCACAGCGATCGTCATCACGCTCGCCCTCACTGCGTTCGTCCTCGCGATGGCCTACCGCTCGTGGCAGCTGCACGGGCACGACGAGGTCCAGGACGACCTCGAAGACCGCAGGATCGTGCGCCTCGCGGCAAAGAACGCTCCGTCCTTCAACGACCTCGACGCACAGGAAGACACTGAGAGCATCGACGAGCAAGCAGCAGAGGCCCGCGACGAGACCGGGCGGGACGACGCATGAGCGACTTCTTGTGGCTCGTTCCGCTCCCGGTGGTGATGCCGCTGTTCGCCGCGGGGCTGACGCTCGCGCTGTACCGGCACCCGGTGGCTCAGCGCATCATCAGCGTCGTCGCGCTCACCCTCATGGTCTGCGCAGGGACCGCCCTCCTCGTCCTGGCTGACAACGGCGCCGTCGTCGTGGACATCGGCGGCTGGGCCGCCCCGGTCGGCATCGATCTGGTGGCCGACAGGGTGTCTGCTCTCATGCTCACCGTCTCGAGCACCGTGATGCTCTGCGTCCTGCTGTACTCCCTCGGCCAGGGGATCACGGACGGCGACGAGGCCGCGCCCGTCTCGATCTACCACCCGACCTACCTCGTCCTGGCCGCGGGCGTCTCGAACGCCTTCCTCGCGGGCGACCTCTTCAACCTCTACGTCGGCTTCGAGATCCTCCTCGCCGCGAGCTACGTCCTGCTGACGCTCGGCGGGACCGGCGAACGGATCCGGGCAGGGTCCATCTACGTGGTCGTCGCCCTCTTGTCGTCGTTGATCTTCCTCGTGGCGATCGCGCTCGTCTACGCGGCGGCCGGCACGGTGAACCTCGCCCAGCTCGCCCTGCGGCTCCCCGAGCTCGACCCGGGCGTGCAGCTCGTCCTCCAGCTCCTGCTGCTCCTGGCCTTCGGGATCAAGGCGGCGATCTTCCCGCTCTCCGCCTGGCTCCCCGACTCCTACCCGACCGCCCCAGCACCGGTCACGGCCGTCTTCGCCGGCCTGCTCACCAAGGTGGGCGTCTACGCGATCATCCGGACGCAGACGCTGCTGTTCACCGACGGGCGGCTCGACACGCTCCTCATGTGGTTGGCGCTCGCGACGATGGTCATCGGGATCCTCGGCGCGGTCGCCCAGAACGACATCAAGCGTCTCCTGTCCTTCACGCTCGTGAGCCACATCGGCTACATGCTCTTCGGCATCGCGCTCGCGGACCGGGCCGGGCTCGGTGCGTCGATCTTCTACGTCACGCACCACATCACCGTCCAGACGACGCTGTTCCTCGTCGTCGGGCTCGTCGAGCGACGCGGTGGATCGACGTCCCTCGAGCGCCTCGGCGGGCTGGCCAAGATCGCGCCCGGGCTCGCGGTCCTCTTCTTCATCCCGGCGATGAGCCTCGCCGGGATCCCGCCGCTGTCCGGGTTCCTCGGCAAGATCGGGCTGCTCCAGGCGGGCGTCCAGGCCGGGACCCCGCTGGCCTACACGCTCGTGGTCGGCAGCGTCGTGACGTCTGTCCTCACGCTCTACGCGATCGTCAAGGCCTGGAACAAGGCGTTCTGGCAGACGCCGCCCGAGCCCATCCCTGAGACGAGGCTCCCGTTCAGCCTCGTCGGACCGACCACGGCGCTCGTCGGGCTGGGGCTCCTCATCACCGTCGTCGCAGGCCCGCTGTACTCGTACACGGACCGCGCCGCCCGGACGCTGCTCGACACCGACGCGTACGTCGACGCGGTCCTGCGACCCGACGGTCGTGGGTCGGGCGAGTCCGCCGACGAGCCGTCCGAGACGGACGGGGTGACCGAGAGCGCACCCGGTGCCGGCGAGACCTCGGGAGGGGGATCATGACCATCCACCGCCGCCGACGGAGCCTCCGTGCGCACTGGCCCTCCATCGTCTGGCTCACGGCCGTGTGGATGATGCTCTGGGGCGAGATCGCCTGGGGAAACCTCGTGAGCGGTCTCCTCGTCGCGAGCGTCGTGACCGTCGCCATGCCGCTGCCGGCGATCGACTTCCACGGACGGCTGCGCCCGCTCGCTCTCGCGCACCTCGTCGTGCGCTTCGCGATCGACCTCGTGAACGCCTCGGTCCAGGTGACCATGGAAGCCTTCCGGTTCGGCCGCACGCCGCGCGGAGCGGTCGTCGGTGTGCGCCTGCGCAGCTCGTCTGATCTCTACCTCACCCTCGTCGCCGAGCTCAGCTCGCTCGTGCCCGGGTCGGTCGTCATCGAGGCCAACCGGCTCACCGGGATGCTCTACCTGCACATCCTCAACCTCGAGGCGTACGGGGGCGTCGAGAAGGTGCGGGACGACGTCCACGCGCTCGAGGACCGGGTGATGCGCGCCATCGCGTCGGACGACGAGCTCTCCCGGGCCGGGATCGCCCGCTCCGCACGTGCACGACCGTCGTCGAGCACGCTCCCGCCGACGCTCCCGCCCGGCCCGCAGACACCTGTCCCACCGACCGGGAGAACCTCATGACCGTCGTCGCCATCGTGTGCGGCGCACTCCTCGCGGGTGCAGCGATCCTTGCCCTGGTCCGCGCAGAGCGTGGACCGTCGATGCTCGACCGGACGATCGCCCTCGACGTGTTCGTCACGGCGATCGTCGGGGCGATCGTGCTCGAGTCGGCCCTTTCCGGACGGACGGACACGCTCCCGATCCTCGTGGTCCTGTCCCTCGTGGCCTTCGTCGGATCCGTGACCGTCGCGCGCTTCGCCGCTGTCGAGCCTGAGGGCGAAGGGCGCGTCCGGAGCGTCGAGGAGGTCGCGGCGGAAGAAGCGGCCCTCCAGCGCGAGACAGGGGACGAGTCATGACGTGGACGACGATCGCGGACGTCGCTGCAGCGGCCTGTCTCCTTGCCGGAGCCTTCCTCGCGTTCGCGGCGGGCGTCGGGGTGGTCCGGTTCCCCGACCTGCTCTCCCGGATGCACGCGGGGACGAAGCCGCAGGTCTTGGGGCTCATCTTGCTCCTCACCGGCGAGGCGCTCCGGGTGCGCAACCTCCAGGTCCTCGGCATGCTCGTGCTCGTCGCCGTCTTCCAGCTCATGACGGCGCCGGTGGCGGCGCACATGGTGGGCCGTGCGGGCTACCGGACCGGCAAGGTCCGCTCAGACCTGCTCGTCGTCGACGAGCTCACCGACGACCAGGCCGCGAGCAGTCCTGCCGCGACCAGTCCCGCCTCGGGAGCCCCTGCCGCAGGAGCCTCTGTCGCGGGCGCTCCTGCGGGGACTTCTCCCACGGACGAGAGTCCCTCTTGAGGTGATAGTTCTGTTTGGTCGCGGTCGGCAGGTACTCTGGTGGCCAGCTCACCCGATCGTCGCGCGAAGGAGCCCGGAATGACGAAGCTGTTCGACGATGTCGGCCGTCGTCTCTGGCCGGCGTGGATGCTTCTCGTGCGCAGCGTCGCCGCCGGAGTGTTCGGCCTGGCGATCGCGTTGACGGTCGCCGTCCTCGTCGTCGGTCCTGAGACGAGGGACGAGTGGCGTGCGCTCCCGGCCCGTGTCGCGAGCGGTGAAGTTCGCATCCCCGTCGTCGGAGGTCTCCTGGGTGACGGCGGCGCGGTGACGGCTGAGGCCGCGTCCGACGACGACCTCGAGGCCCGCGCAGCAGCAGCAGCGTCCCGGAGCGGTGCCCTGCGCACGGACGGGCTCGCCCGGCGTCTCAACCCCTTCGCGGTCCGAGACTCCGGAGCCTTCGTGGCCGCGGGCGATGCGGCCGAGCCGACGGCCGTCCCCTCGGAGACCCCCGAGCCCGAGGCTGCCGCACCGACCGTGGAACCTGAGCCCGAGCCGGAGCCAGAACCTGAGGTGGAGACCGAGGCTGCCGCGCCCCCGAGCGCTGAGCCCGAACCTGAGGCGACCACGCCGTCCGTCGCGGCTCCCGCCGAGACGCCGACGACTGCTCCGAGCACGAGCACGAGCAACGGCCTGAGCACCGAAGGCGCCGAGGTCCTGCGGCTCGTGAACGTCCAGCGTGTCGAGAACGGGTGCTCCGAGCTCCGTCTGGACTCCCAGCTCACCTCTGGTGCGCAGCTGCACAGCGAGGACATGTACGCGAACGACTACATGTCTCACACGAGCCTGGACGGACGGACCCCGTCTGACCGAGCGGCCGCGACGGGGTACAGCTCGTACGGAGGCGAGAACGTCGCCAAGGGGTACCGCTCCGCTGCGGCCGTGATGGACGGGTGGATGAACAGCCCCGGGCACCGCGCCAACATCCTCAACTGCTCGTTCGTCGCGATCGGTGTCGGTGTCGAGGTCGACGCCTGGACGCAGGTGTTCGGCTACGCCTGACGGTTCGCCAGCCAGGCGAACATCTCCGCGAAGAAGGCCGACCGGGCAGGCTCCGGGGACAGCGTCAGGTCGTGGGCCCCGCCGTAGAT
This sequence is a window from Sanguibacter antarcticus. Protein-coding genes within it:
- a CDS encoding CAP domain-containing protein, whose amino-acid sequence is MTKLFDDVGRRLWPAWMLLVRSVAAGVFGLAIALTVAVLVVGPETRDEWRALPARVASGEVRIPVVGGLLGDGGAVTAEAASDDDLEARAAAAASRSGALRTDGLARRLNPFAVRDSGAFVAAGDAAEPTAVPSETPEPEAAAPTVEPEPEPEPEPEVETEAAAPPSAEPEPEATTPSVAAPAETPTTAPSTSTSNGLSTEGAEVLRLVNVQRVENGCSELRLDSQLTSGAQLHSEDMYANDYMSHTSLDGRTPSDRAAATGYSSYGGENVAKGYRSAAAVMDGWMNSPGHRANILNCSFVAIGVGVEVDAWTQVFGYA
- a CDS encoding Na+/H+ antiporter subunit D; translation: MSDFLWLVPLPVVMPLFAAGLTLALYRHPVAQRIISVVALTLMVCAGTALLVLADNGAVVVDIGGWAAPVGIDLVADRVSALMLTVSSTVMLCVLLYSLGQGITDGDEAAPVSIYHPTYLVLAAGVSNAFLAGDLFNLYVGFEILLAASYVLLTLGGTGERIRAGSIYVVVALLSSLIFLVAIALVYAAAGTVNLAQLALRLPELDPGVQLVLQLLLLLAFGIKAAIFPLSAWLPDSYPTAPAPVTAVFAGLLTKVGVYAIIRTQTLLFTDGRLDTLLMWLALATMVIGILGAVAQNDIKRLLSFTLVSHIGYMLFGIALADRAGLGASIFYVTHHITVQTTLFLVVGLVERRGGSTSLERLGGLAKIAPGLAVLFFIPAMSLAGIPPLSGFLGKIGLLQAGVQAGTPLAYTLVVGSVVTSVLTLYAIVKAWNKAFWQTPPEPIPETRLPFSLVGPTTALVGLGLLITVVAGPLYSYTDRAARTLLDTDAYVDAVLRPDGRGSGESADEPSETDGVTESAPGAGETSGGGS
- a CDS encoding Na(+)/H(+) antiporter subunit C → MIDMSPSLVLVVAIGALFISGVYLLLERSLTRVLVGFILIGNGVNLLFLVAGGAAGGPPIVGTTASEDMSDPLPQAMVLTAIVITLALTAFVLAMAYRSWQLHGHDEVQDDLEDRRIVRLAAKNAPSFNDLDAQEDTESIDEQAAEARDETGRDDA
- a CDS encoding Na+/H+ antiporter subunit A, which codes for MLLLLVAHALVALAAPALVSWWGRRAFLVMALAPAAATVYALSWTDRVVHGDGPAESLSWIPALGVNLSFRMDTLSWLMLLFVGVVGTLVLVYCSAYFAASASGLGRFGGVLVAFAGAMVGLVTADDMMIMFMFWELTTVFSYLLIGHYHDRKASRRSAMQAIIITTAGGLAMLCGIVILGTTSATGYSLSGLLADPPSGTAVTAAAVCLLVGAATKSALVPTHFWLPAAMVAPTPVSAYLHAAAMVKAGVYLVARFAPAYSHLTVWVTIVVVLGCGTLLLGGYRALRQNDLKLVLAFGTVSQLGLIILLVGLGSRSAALAGLAMIGAHALFKAALFLTVGVVDAATGTRDLRRLTGVGRALPTTAVAATLATLSMIGLPPFAGYVAKEAALESLVHDGVLAGPDWVGPLVVAAVVVGSIFTVAYGLRFLWGAFATKRSSPAIPVVGVSAEGATVETAMIDPSTIERQPLLLVGPALALAVLGLVAGLVPGTGESLLSPHADTYPTGEAGHLALWAGLGPAFFLTLVVLGGGVLLFVGRTAVERFQAAMPRVVEADRAYRRFMRGLDDFAADVTAVTQRGSLPFYLGIILIVLVVGPGSVLLTQTTWPESVRMWDTPAQVLPVVVIVVASVLVARSRRRLKAVLLVGFCGYSVALLFLLHGAPDLALTQVLVETVTLVIMVLVLRRLPPYFSNRPLASTRWVRLGIATAVGVVVMCMAVIIPGARIHERVSVAFPEEAYEFGGGKNIVNVTLVDIRAWDTMGEISVLLVAATGVASLVFLRRRGGEIFRAQNVTEETSAGYSSGEGGVSGADGSLARRTELDPHALSAAPRASASSSSSTTLRHRVWLPGGRTLAPLRRSVIFEVITRLLFHSMIVFALFLLFSGHNAPGGGFAAGIVVGIALIVRYLAGGRYELGEALPVQPGVLLGVGLFLSAGVGLFALILGGEVLQSVIVEVTVPVLGHVKLVTSLFFDLGVFLVVLGLVLDILRTLGAEIDRHVDVNVPGSAGDQRDPSDPSDPSDPRDHGADAEVTA
- a CDS encoding Na+/H+ antiporter subunit E — translated: MTIHRRRRSLRAHWPSIVWLTAVWMMLWGEIAWGNLVSGLLVASVVTVAMPLPAIDFHGRLRPLALAHLVVRFAIDLVNASVQVTMEAFRFGRTPRGAVVGVRLRSSSDLYLTLVAELSSLVPGSVVIEANRLTGMLYLHILNLEAYGGVEKVRDDVHALEDRVMRAIASDDELSRAGIARSARARPSSSTLPPTLPPGPQTPVPPTGRTS
- the dcd gene encoding dCTP deaminase, which gives rise to MLLSDRDIRAELNTGRIHLDPFEPEMVQPSSIDVRLDRYFRLFDNHKYPFIDPAQDQPDLTRLVEAAPGEPFILHPGEFVLGSTYEAVTLPDDVAARLEGKSSLGRLGLLTHSTAGFIDPGFSGHVTLELSNVATLPIKLWPGMKIGQLCFFQLSSPAEHPYGSARYGSRYQGQRGPTASRSSQNFHRTEI
- a CDS encoding TM2 domain-containing protein is translated as MSTPSNENQPDHDKLPPSGQPAWQQDPSGGTQPPAPQGYTGGEQSPYGAGQPYQPGYTGGPQGYGAPQGYQGYPGGPGGPWTQQDPNAKSRMAAGLLGIFLGYFGVHRFYLGHTGIGVVMLLITVISFGTLIWVSAIWGLIEGILYLTDKTGTYSRDASGRPLRD
- a CDS encoding monovalent cation/H+ antiporter complex subunit F, encoding MTVVAIVCGALLAGAAILALVRAERGPSMLDRTIALDVFVTAIVGAIVLESALSGRTDTLPILVVLSLVAFVGSVTVARFAAVEPEGEGRVRSVEEVAAEEAALQRETGDES
- the mnhG gene encoding monovalent cation/H(+) antiporter subunit G; translated protein: MTWTTIADVAAAACLLAGAFLAFAAGVGVVRFPDLLSRMHAGTKPQVLGLILLLTGEALRVRNLQVLGMLVLVAVFQLMTAPVAAHMVGRAGYRTGKVRSDLLVVDELTDDQAASSPAATSPASGAPAAGASVAGAPAGTSPTDESPS